A stretch of Campylobacter gracilis DNA encodes these proteins:
- a CDS encoding ShlB/FhaC/HecB family hemolysin secretion/activation protein, with translation MFYQKPLFYYDDSKFKGASLQPRGVKSVKLILASIFIGLSLAPKALIAIPADISGAINSEEQRIRSIRQGTEDPFITIRSEESRASSATAEPKKAGICFKIYEIKLINAEAQNEQKSSAGSKFNEADYESKNKDDLKTPAVNSKDDASSGVIISKPNDENLGRAKVKTLAKSIGSTSNSDHSVPPGFERILSSALKELKFKSGDCLGSDKILALARAYNNKIISAGFITTSVSIPQQNISSGTLLLALHPGRIGEISLEPGSRAKNQRSIFTAFGGDKRRELLSLRDMEQAMENFNAASRSEAEISLSPSAKQGYSDINISKQQSSPLLLRLSADNLGSKSSGKYQGAAILYGLNLLGLNESVFASYGRNFLRGDKKSLGDDSKSGRSANYYAGFSIPFGYFSLSFWQNRYTYDQIVPGTYELYTYSGSSVRRNLDLNYVYFRNQNSKNSLFFRIWQKKYKNYIQDYELSNQRKREGGYEAGLKSKVFFDNSSVEMMLSYLKSSGAFNALRALEEEFGGGSSRYHLINAALNFKTRSSAIPLSYELELYARRASTHLSPIDRLNIGGYYSVRGFDGQMSLLGDSGFYIRNTLEYKYFKNNGVYLAFDVGKLSSKGKNYPAEGEMLSGGGVGLRGNISGSFSYDLLAAFPISKPENFKTDSPALNFSLSYDF, from the coding sequence ATGTTTTATCAAAAACCATTATTCTATTATGACGATAGTAAATTTAAAGGAGCCTCTTTGCAACCCCGCGGCGTTAAAAGCGTCAAGCTTATTTTGGCCTCTATCTTTATAGGCTTAAGCCTAGCTCCTAAAGCGTTAATTGCTATTCCTGCCGATATTTCTGGCGCCATAAACTCCGAAGAGCAAAGAATAAGATCAATTAGACAAGGCACCGAGGATCCCTTCATAACGATACGCAGCGAAGAGTCTCGCGCTTCAAGCGCAACCGCGGAGCCCAAGAAAGCAGGAATTTGCTTTAAAATTTATGAGATCAAATTGATTAACGCAGAAGCGCAAAACGAGCAGAAAAGTAGCGCGGGTTCTAAATTTAACGAAGCGGATTACGAATCTAAAAACAAAGACGATCTGAAAACTCCAGCCGTCAATTCCAAAGACGATGCCAGCTCGGGCGTCATTATCTCTAAACCAAATGATGAAAACTTGGGGCGAGCGAAAGTAAAAACTCTCGCTAAGTCCATCGGTTCTACCTCGAATTCCGATCATTCCGTTCCGCCCGGGTTTGAAAGAATTCTAAGCTCCGCCCTAAAAGAGCTTAAATTTAAAAGCGGCGACTGCTTGGGAAGCGATAAAATTTTAGCTCTGGCAAGAGCGTATAACAACAAAATCATATCTGCAGGCTTTATCACTACATCCGTTTCCATCCCCCAGCAAAACATCTCCTCCGGCACCCTTCTTTTGGCTCTGCATCCCGGACGCATAGGCGAGATTTCGCTTGAGCCGGGCTCTAGAGCTAAGAATCAAAGGAGCATCTTTACCGCATTTGGCGGCGATAAAAGGAGAGAGCTTTTAAGCTTAAGAGATATGGAACAGGCTATGGAAAATTTCAATGCCGCTTCAAGAAGCGAGGCGGAGATAAGCTTAAGCCCCTCCGCAAAGCAGGGCTACTCCGATATCAATATCTCTAAGCAGCAAAGCTCTCCTTTATTGCTTAGATTAAGCGCGGATAATCTGGGCTCCAAATCTAGCGGCAAATACCAAGGCGCAGCTATACTTTACGGCCTAAATTTGCTTGGATTAAACGAGAGCGTATTTGCTTCTTACGGTAGAAATTTTTTAAGAGGAGATAAAAAATCTTTAGGAGATGATAGCAAAAGTGGCAGATCAGCTAACTATTATGCGGGCTTTAGTATACCTTTTGGATACTTTTCTCTGTCCTTTTGGCAAAACAGATACACTTATGATCAAATAGTGCCCGGAACGTATGAGCTTTATACCTATAGCGGAAGCAGCGTTAGAAGAAATTTGGATCTTAACTACGTATATTTTAGAAATCAAAACTCCAAAAATTCTCTGTTTTTTAGAATTTGGCAAAAAAAGTATAAAAACTATATACAAGATTATGAGCTTAGCAACCAAAGAAAGCGCGAAGGCGGCTATGAGGCTGGGCTAAAATCCAAGGTATTCTTTGATAACTCTTCAGTAGAGATGATGCTTTCGTACCTAAAATCTAGCGGAGCGTTTAACGCTCTAAGAGCGCTCGAGGAGGAATTTGGCGGCGGAAGCTCTAGGTATCATTTGATAAACGCCGCGTTAAATTTTAAAACCAGATCCTCCGCTATCCCTTTAAGCTACGAACTGGAGCTTTACGCAAGAAGAGCCAGCACTCATCTTAGCCCCATAGATAGGCTAAATATCGGCGGATACTATAGCGTTAGAGGGTTTGACGGGCAGATGAGCCTGCTTGGAGATAGCGGTTTTTATATAAGAAATACCTTGGAATATAAGTATTTTAAAAACAACGGCGTCTACCTGGCCTTTGATGTCGGCAAGCTTAGCTCTAAGGGAAAAAATTATCCCGCAGAGGGTGAAATGCTTAGTGGAGGAGGCGTGGGCCTTAGAGGAAATATTTCAGGCTCTTTTAGCTATGATCTTTTGGCGGCTTTTCCTATTAGCAAACCGGAAAATTTTAAAACGGATAGTCCCGCTTTAAATTTCTCTTTAAGCTACGACTTTTAA
- a CDS encoding two-partner secretion domain-containing protein, which yields MQILCLSSIFNGAGRLSAPTDIKEYFGVFTQAKKRLVALLLIGLLAPCFSYCEIIPDNSAPVNHRASVSQTPNAPATQIDIASPNDKGISINEYSKLNTPKEGTVFNNSQAGSISKTAGYIPPNPRLNRGEAKLIINQVNSPLPSNLQGNIEIAGRKADLIIANPSGINVNGATIINSSSTTLSTATPTYENEHLKSLNISKDGSINIRANGLNDNGDYLNVISNSLKLEGKIYANEINVVATDGKVSLKNTNSGLRQDNLKIEQEGGSHPKGVSIDSSALGGMYAGRINIISTKDGAGINNKGAILADGSLKIDANGDLINEGKLGSNGQTQISSKTVSNQKGSKISASNLGIKASSVENRGNIQANTLKIKVDRLDNIKGSISSSSALKIEARSLSNKDRAVIGAAKSERLNELGLNESKGSFKTGVIPPSKNKLSIISADHISNIGGAILSNKSYLDIKESLLNDNSLMVLRALDSEIPNFYNLSDSTFIVQEGLSLRGNNLRNESSKIISLGGALLGYDSIDNSKGSILSGGNLIINKGTLNNEEGLISSKGDLALNLDSLSALGKLNSDGSLYLGLKDDLSYNGGIYASGDIYLNLQGNFIASQRLISNKDLIINAKGIKNESIIAALGNLALKAKEQILNLGSLIARGELITNSESLINKKALVYAQDGVSLNAKNILNQDASNILSGGDIVINTSFLSNEALSNIISQRNLNIFNERGGEGKVDEIINASSLIYAKNTLNIGAKKLNNRSVNEPVKRVQSTGYNIDFTCNGDGWGCSGVAIPLKVNAAEIKERILKQNPNISPDELNAKIMEELSEQDMNLYVLSLYKNTRLPGEDTRLYDAITLSLKDNLFGIRRSKPHKKERLRQISYSINKEYITEDSLSKFMGSNIISAGDSNLNIDELNNDKSVIYAYNDLLLNVKSLNNRSLSLNHSMISQAEYRWKHKSHGGKGGYSDQKNIYYSQPAIVSIIGAKKDIKGYAGDISNLNSDGQINSGNAPTLIKEAFSKIDYSLIGKGLGNPNALNLNKNDLAPSLNNEADMQDIIRPSYINNLFSPISSKFYNTFYVYSELIPDFSYMHNKLSLLYDKKRTSLNSSEEDDGTLLSSAPSLIYAGGSIDLSVNGDLRNEGIIYAGSNMSLKAGSVSNLNSASIIAANALSISAKKDIINASSLIQGRSVNLNAGRDIVHKTLSKEINLNRAYGDQSSTYIGTISNIKSTEGSVALNAARDITVSGASIDSAANLILNAAKDVNINSAEEKLSYNFKSKGGYYKEDIVKNTSSRLNAKDNILIKAGGIAISGADINARGGDALLQAKNSINLSGDIDSNYYESEFKEKGFASKKSTTTKALSQSVVPTSIRAKNIMLSSQEADINIAGSALKAKEAIDMQAGNNINISPLSYNSLNYKNSSKSSLGGLKASMDMHSLYKQNLQSSSLFSETADINLRAKNDLNLISADISSGRNLGLGAGNSINILAAKEYKQELSAHKRTRFNPISVLHYPVAIAASVGAMDNIALEAGIEKIGGGSFTEVYRSDYNSKQVKEGISKLSDIKAAGDIGLNSPTAFITSNMKAGGDINIDAKNLTISAAANEYSEQSLQKSTSVSVAKVKDILSQMKPKSIDEFKKDTSIKVKLADASYDKSNTDLYGTKAVSSNMEAKNITLRGDNSLSVIGSNLKAKEDLNLISKDGNINIINSTDTASSSSNSKHLESSISLTVQNEYAQIAPAAIALQEAIKQLNQTKKQYKEYKDQKNALQDKLIELKNRYKAKEVGIDYSDIEDLQNIIEDVKDEEKYYLSNIALATANVASKTAALISQGAAASSSWVTWGFSVGASAELSGTTSKDSSKSSSSVASNLSGNNIKILTDSNKDTAINIKGSNLYASNDIYLNTHNLFMEASQDSYEAKQSSKTISGRVSATMYGGGGGSAGLDYSKSNMKEESLSHNNAKVYAGHNIYALASNDALIKGANLRADNALALKVGHDLSLASLRDSYNYDSKSSSIGAGIGISGSKTTSDPDNPSDISNNIVRYSNSKLSSINANYSRSKSSTMVKQTVLSSITAKELNIEVGANTDLKGSLIAAGYYDESGNFIDNGKLRLKTNTLTFSNLSNTRYDKSNSLSIGANYAFKDPQQGGEGGSKDGGSQAKESTAGSNAFSSNHMSGMQTSGIIGQSGTSLQDKKNDTDPKSKISSINYANNRNLSYSMSKSLATIGKGELIVGDKDISSLSKDELASLQSDPNNKALYNSDDLTRLNRDSSKLNKELYSTKLNSDVDASVDMRLFSEGGRNEIKDELNRGSAIYEAINLIATTENAKVSKIFDYIGGFTSGYDKDSMSLAANLDVLNDPSADIFKKQRAAQDIANQMGVKVKFANLNRGSGGKFNSDDPNAVYINTKHISNAKEFMTSLRHELVHRSDNKRGSFIPKDPAQNQFATNYALGMLSMSEKALRLNGRSLNDYSPKVNPNDKTVIADTRYFYSLDQRKSDDLDLVYFNKTHEKFTYDAAVEYKGDKKSPHWVGVGAHGSEGHFVDLRDDNKFKGIGVTPVSQLAADIKKFDPQVDSVTLYMCFSGKDGKNTISVAQDLANQLGVPVYGYPNKFYFNGLFPSLSSPAYFGFGGNGEIKFLPENEGHK from the coding sequence ATGCAAATTTTATGTTTAAGCTCTATTTTTAATGGTGCAGGACGTCTTAGTGCCCCTACTGATATAAAAGAATATTTCGGCGTCTTTACCCAAGCAAAGAAACGCCTTGTCGCTCTTTTGCTTATTGGTTTGCTGGCTCCTTGTTTTTCATATTGCGAGATAATACCCGATAACTCCGCTCCCGTAAATCATAGAGCTTCTGTGTCTCAAACTCCGAATGCTCCCGCCACTCAAATAGATATCGCCTCCCCTAACGATAAGGGGATTTCTATCAACGAATACTCCAAGCTTAACACTCCTAAAGAGGGCACGGTATTTAATAACTCTCAAGCAGGATCCATAAGTAAAACGGCGGGCTACATACCGCCCAATCCCAGATTAAATCGCGGCGAGGCTAAGCTGATAATCAATCAGGTAAACTCGCCTCTTCCTTCAAATTTACAGGGTAATATAGAGATAGCGGGCAGAAAAGCCGATCTTATCATCGCTAATCCTAGTGGCATCAATGTAAACGGCGCTACCATAATAAATTCCTCCTCTACTACGTTAAGCACCGCCACGCCCACCTATGAAAACGAACATCTTAAATCCCTAAACATAAGCAAAGATGGCTCTATAAATATAAGAGCGAACGGCCTAAACGATAACGGGGATTATTTAAACGTAATATCTAATAGTCTAAAGCTGGAGGGTAAAATTTACGCAAACGAGATCAACGTAGTAGCGACTGATGGTAAGGTATCTTTAAAAAATACAAACTCTGGATTGAGGCAGGATAATCTAAAAATCGAGCAAGAAGGAGGATCGCATCCTAAGGGTGTATCCATAGACTCCTCGGCTCTAGGGGGAATGTATGCGGGCAGGATAAATATAATATCTACTAAAGATGGAGCGGGCATCAACAATAAGGGGGCTATCTTAGCGGACGGCTCTTTAAAGATAGATGCTAACGGAGATCTGATAAATGAAGGAAAGCTAGGCTCCAACGGACAGACTCAAATCAGCTCCAAGACCGTCTCCAACCAAAAGGGCTCTAAAATTTCAGCCTCCAATCTGGGTATAAAAGCCTCCTCGGTAGAAAACAGAGGAAATATACAGGCTAATACTCTAAAGATAAAAGTGGATAGGTTAGATAATATAAAAGGCTCCATAAGCTCAAGCTCCGCCTTAAAGATAGAGGCTAGAAGCCTAAGCAACAAAGATAGAGCCGTAATAGGAGCGGCTAAGAGTGAAAGACTAAATGAACTAGGCTTGAATGAGAGCAAAGGCTCTTTTAAAACAGGAGTTATTCCTCCCTCAAAAAACAAGCTTAGCATAATAAGCGCGGATCATATATCAAATATAGGCGGAGCGATACTTTCAAACAAAAGCTATTTGGATATAAAAGAGAGTCTCTTAAACGATAATAGCCTAATGGTATTAAGGGCATTGGATTCCGAAATTCCAAATTTTTACAATCTCTCCGATTCTACCTTTATAGTACAAGAGGGCTTAAGCTTGCGCGGCAACAATCTACGCAACGAAAGCTCAAAGATCATCTCCCTGGGAGGCGCTCTTTTGGGCTACGACAGCATAGATAACTCCAAAGGCTCTATCCTAAGCGGAGGAAATTTAATCATAAACAAAGGCACTCTTAACAACGAAGAGGGGCTGATAAGCTCCAAAGGGGATCTCGCTTTAAACCTAGATAGTCTTAGCGCTTTAGGTAAGTTAAACTCGGACGGCAGTTTATATCTGGGGCTAAAGGACGATTTGAGCTATAACGGAGGGATCTACGCAAGCGGTGATATATACTTAAACCTACAAGGAAATTTTATCGCTTCACAAAGGCTGATCTCCAATAAAGATCTGATCATAAATGCAAAGGGTATCAAAAACGAAAGCATCATAGCCGCACTTGGAAATTTGGCTTTAAAAGCAAAGGAGCAAATTTTAAATTTAGGCTCTTTAATCGCGCGCGGCGAGCTGATAACAAACTCTGAAAGCCTAATAAACAAAAAAGCCCTCGTTTATGCGCAAGACGGCGTAAGTTTAAACGCTAAAAATATCCTCAATCAAGACGCGTCCAATATACTTAGCGGAGGGGATATAGTTATAAATACGAGCTTTCTTAGCAACGAAGCGCTATCCAACATCATCTCTCAAAGAAATTTGAATATTTTTAATGAAAGAGGCGGGGAGGGCAAGGTAGACGAGATAATTAACGCCTCCTCTTTGATATATGCAAAAAACACTCTTAATATCGGCGCTAAAAAGCTAAACAACCGCTCGGTTAACGAGCCAGTAAAGAGAGTTCAAAGCACCGGCTATAATATAGATTTTACTTGCAATGGCGATGGCTGGGGTTGTAGCGGCGTAGCCATCCCTTTAAAGGTCAATGCGGCAGAAATAAAAGAGCGTATCCTTAAGCAAAATCCCAATATTAGCCCGGACGAGCTAAACGCTAAGATCATGGAGGAGCTTAGCGAGCAAGATATGAATCTATACGTATTAAGCTTATATAAAAATACTAGGCTTCCGGGGGAGGATACTAGGCTATATGACGCTATAACGTTAAGCTTAAAAGATAATCTCTTCGGCATAAGAAGAAGCAAGCCTCACAAGAAGGAGAGATTAAGGCAGATAAGCTACAGCATCAATAAAGAGTATATAACGGAAGATAGCCTAAGTAAATTTATGGGCTCAAACATAATCTCCGCAGGGGATAGTAACCTTAACATAGATGAGCTAAATAACGATAAGAGCGTAATTTATGCCTATAACGATCTGCTCTTAAATGTAAAGAGTCTAAACAACCGCTCTTTAAGTCTAAATCATAGCATGATAAGTCAGGCGGAGTATAGATGGAAACATAAAAGCCACGGCGGTAAAGGCGGCTATAGCGACCAAAAGAATATCTACTACTCTCAGCCGGCTATTGTCTCCATAATAGGAGCTAAAAAAGATATAAAAGGCTACGCGGGTGATATTTCAAATTTAAACTCGGACGGGCAGATAAACTCTGGTAACGCTCCTACTCTTATAAAGGAAGCTTTTTCTAAAATAGATTACTCTCTAATAGGCAAGGGGCTCGGTAATCCTAACGCTTTAAATCTAAATAAAAACGATCTTGCGCCTAGCCTTAATAACGAAGCGGATATGCAAGATATTATTAGACCTAGCTATATAAACAATCTCTTTTCGCCTATAAGCAGTAAATTTTATAATACCTTTTACGTTTATAGCGAGCTGATACCGGATTTTTCATATATGCACAATAAGCTAAGCTTGCTTTATGATAAAAAAAGGACCTCCTTGAACTCTTCGGAGGAAGATGACGGCACTCTACTTAGCTCCGCACCTTCTTTGATATACGCAGGAGGCAGCATAGATCTAAGCGTAAACGGCGATCTTAGAAACGAAGGGATAATTTACGCGGGCTCTAATATGAGCCTCAAAGCGGGCAGCGTATCAAATTTAAACTCCGCCTCCATCATCGCCGCGAACGCCCTAAGCATATCGGCCAAGAAGGATATAATAAACGCATCCTCTTTGATACAAGGACGCAGCGTAAACTTAAACGCGGGCAGAGATATAGTACATAAAACTCTAAGTAAAGAGATAAACCTAAATAGAGCCTACGGCGATCAAAGCAGCACCTATATAGGCACTATCTCAAATATAAAATCTACCGAGGGCAGCGTAGCATTAAATGCAGCTCGCGATATAACCGTAAGCGGAGCGAGCATAGACTCGGCTGCAAATTTAATCCTAAACGCCGCAAAGGACGTAAATATAAATAGCGCGGAGGAGAAGCTAAGCTATAACTTTAAAAGCAAAGGCGGATACTATAAAGAGGATATCGTTAAGAATACAAGCTCCAGGCTTAACGCCAAAGATAATATCCTAATTAAAGCAGGCGGTATAGCCATAAGCGGAGCGGATATTAATGCGCGCGGCGGAGATGCTTTGCTGCAAGCTAAGAACTCCATAAATCTAAGTGGAGATATCGATAGCAATTACTATGAGAGCGAATTTAAAGAAAAGGGCTTTGCGTCTAAAAAAAGCACTACTACTAAAGCTTTAAGTCAAAGCGTAGTACCTACTAGCATAAGGGCTAAAAATATAATGCTTAGCTCGCAAGAAGCCGATATCAATATAGCAGGCTCTGCGTTAAAAGCTAAAGAAGCTATAGATATGCAGGCGGGAAACAATATCAATATATCGCCTCTAAGCTATAACTCCTTAAACTATAAAAATAGCTCCAAATCCTCTTTAGGCGGATTGAAAGCCAGCATGGATATGCACTCGCTTTATAAGCAAAATTTACAAAGCTCCTCCCTATTTAGCGAAACAGCAGATATAAACTTAAGAGCAAAGAACGATCTAAACTTAATATCTGCGGATATTTCAAGCGGACGTAATCTAGGCTTAGGCGCGGGAAATTCCATAAATATCCTAGCAGCCAAGGAGTATAAGCAGGAGCTAAGCGCCCATAAAAGAACAAGATTCAACCCTATATCGGTTCTACACTATCCAGTGGCAATAGCAGCTTCCGTGGGGGCAATGGATAATATCGCATTAGAGGCAGGGATAGAAAAGATAGGCGGGGGAAGCTTTACTGAGGTATATAGATCGGATTATAATAGCAAGCAGGTAAAAGAAGGCATATCGAAACTATCTGATATCAAAGCTGCGGGCGATATAGGCTTAAACTCTCCTACAGCTTTTATAACTTCAAATATGAAAGCGGGCGGAGATATAAATATAGACGCTAAAAACCTAACTATATCCGCTGCCGCTAACGAATACAGCGAACAAAGCTTGCAAAAAAGCACCTCTGTATCTGTTGCTAAAGTAAAAGATATTCTAAGTCAGATGAAGCCTAAGTCCATAGATGAATTTAAGAAGGACACTAGTATCAAAGTAAAGTTAGCCGATGCCTCATACGATAAATCCAATACGGACTTATACGGTACCAAGGCCGTCTCTTCTAATATGGAAGCTAAAAATATAACTCTTAGAGGGGATAATAGCCTAAGCGTTATAGGTTCAAATTTAAAGGCCAAGGAGGATCTTAACTTAATATCCAAAGATGGGAATATAAATATAATAAATTCTACCGATACCGCAAGCTCCTCATCTAATTCTAAACATCTGGAAAGCTCCATATCTCTTACCGTTCAAAACGAATATGCCCAGATAGCTCCTGCGGCTATCGCCTTGCAAGAAGCGATAAAACAGCTAAATCAGACCAAAAAGCAATATAAGGAGTATAAGGATCAGAAAAATGCTCTACAGGATAAACTTATCGAGTTAAAAAACCGCTATAAGGCCAAAGAGGTAGGCATAGACTACTCCGATATCGAAGACCTGCAAAACATAATAGAGGACGTAAAGGACGAGGAGAAATACTATCTATCAAATATCGCTCTAGCCACTGCCAACGTAGCCTCTAAAACCGCCGCCCTCATCTCCCAAGGAGCCGCCGCATCCTCTAGCTGGGTTACCTGGGGCTTTAGCGTAGGCGCCTCCGCAGAGCTTAGCGGAACCACTTCCAAAGATAGCTCTAAATCAAGTAGCTCCGTAGCCTCTAATCTTAGCGGCAATAATATTAAAATTTTAACTGATAGCAATAAAGATACCGCTATAAATATCAAAGGCTCAAATTTATATGCTAGTAATGATATATATCTAAACACCCATAATCTATTTATGGAAGCTTCGCAAGATAGCTATGAGGCTAAACAAAGCTCTAAAACCATAAGCGGAAGAGTATCTGCTACTATGTATGGAGGCGGAGGAGGAAGCGCAGGACTTGATTACTCTAAAAGCAATATGAAAGAGGAAAGCCTTAGCCACAATAACGCTAAAGTTTATGCAGGACATAATATATACGCCTTAGCTAGTAACGACGCTTTAATAAAAGGAGCAAACCTTAGAGCGGATAACGCTTTAGCTTTAAAGGTAGGACATGATCTAAGCCTAGCAAGCCTGCGAGATAGCTATAATTACGATAGTAAATCAAGCTCCATAGGGGCAGGTATAGGCATAAGCGGCAGTAAAACAACCTCCGATCCGGACAATCCCTCTGACATAAGCAACAACATAGTAAGGTATTCAAATTCTAAGCTTTCAAGCATAAACGCTAACTACTCTAGATCCAAATCAAGCACTATGGTAAAACAGACCGTGCTATCTAGTATAACCGCCAAAGAGCTAAACATAGAAGTAGGAGCTAATACCGATCTGAAAGGCTCATTAATAGCCGCAGGCTACTATGATGAGAGCGGAAATTTCATAGATAACGGCAAGCTTAGATTAAAAACGAATACCCTAACATTCTCGAATTTAAGCAATACTAGATACGACAAATCAAATTCTTTAAGCATAGGGGCAAATTATGCTTTTAAGGATCCTCAACAAGGAGGAGAAGGCGGAAGTAAAGATGGAGGTAGCCAAGCTAAAGAGAGCACTGCAGGATCAAACGCCTTTAGCTCAAATCACATGAGCGGTATGCAAACAAGTGGCATCATAGGACAAAGCGGCACGAGCTTGCAAGATAAAAAGAACGATACCGACCCTAAGTCTAAAATTTCATCGATTAACTACGCTAATAATAGAAACCTATCCTACTCTATGAGTAAGAGCTTAGCTACTATAGGAAAAGGAGAGCTTATAGTAGGAGATAAAGATATAAGTTCTTTAAGTAAAGATGAGCTTGCTTCTTTACAATCCGATCCCAACAATAAGGCTCTATATAACTCAGACGATCTTACTAGATTAAACAGAGATAGCTCTAAGCTAAATAAAGAGCTATACTCTACTAAGCTAAACTCTGACGTTGATGCAAGCGTAGATATGAGGCTCTTTAGCGAAGGGGGAAGGAACGAGATAAAGGATGAGCTTAATAGGGGTAGTGCGATATACGAAGCTATAAATTTAATAGCCACTACCGAGAATGCAAAAGTCTCTAAAATATTTGATTATATTGGAGGCTTTACTAGCGGATACGATAAAGACAGTATGTCGCTTGCGGCAAATCTTGACGTGCTAAACGATCCTAGTGCCGATATATTTAAAAAGCAACGAGCCGCACAGGATATAGCAAATCAAATGGGGGTAAAGGTTAAATTTGCCAATCTAAATAGAGGAAGCGGAGGAAAATTTAACTCAGACGATCCGAATGCCGTATATATCAATACGAAGCACATTAGCAATGCGAAAGAATTTATGACATCTTTGCGACACGAGCTTGTTCATCGCAGCGATAATAAACGAGGCTCTTTCATACCTAAAGATCCCGCGCAAAATCAATTCGCTACCAACTATGCCCTAGGCATGCTAAGTATGTCGGAAAAGGCTTTAAGATTAAACGGTAGAAGCCTTAACGACTATTCGCCCAAAGTAAATCCTAACGATAAAACCGTCATAGCCGATACCAGATACTTTTACTCGCTGGATCAGAGGAAGAGTGATGATTTAGACTTGGTGTATTTCAATAAAACACATGAAAAATTTACTTATGATGCTGCCGTGGAATATAAGGGTGACAAGAAAAGTCCGCATTGGGTAGGAGTCGGCGCTCACGGTTCCGAAGGACATTTTGTTGATCTCCGAGATGATAATAAATTCAAGGGTATAGGAGTTACCCCTGTTTCTCAGTTGGCGGCCGATATTAAGAAATTTGATCCACAAGTGGATAGCGTAACTTTATATATGTGTTTTTCTGGAAAAGATGGAAAAAATACTATATCAGTAGCTCAAGACTTAGCTAATCAACTTGGGGTTCCCGTTTATGGATATCCAAATAAATTTTACTTTAATGGGCTATTTCCAAGTCTTAGCTCGCCAGCTTATTTTGGCTTTGGTGGGAACGGAGAAATAAAATTTTTGCCAGAAAATGAAGGACATAAATGA